From Vibrio crassostreae, one genomic window encodes:
- a CDS encoding PmeII family type II restriction endonuclease produces the protein MIDSEIVNRFIQDNVFESFHLKKEQKIKSVKLSDITKRKNPYLFKAKGMDNASDLIRSIMDATVSSGEETIFGNFMERVAIFTSEQAFNGRKSSARGIDLEFEDGTSKYLVSIKSGPNWGNSSQINKMKDNFILAKKVLGTSGGVTTQRVMCVEGCCYGSEANPEKGTHLRLCGEDFWSFISGGNKDLFKDIIEPFGFEAIKRSDALNSEINAKLNLFTAEFVELYCDSFGRIDWSKLVEDNSGSRSRSKI, from the coding sequence ATGATTGATTCAGAAATTGTAAATCGTTTTATCCAAGATAATGTGTTTGAAAGTTTTCATTTAAAAAAAGAACAAAAAATAAAATCAGTAAAACTTTCAGATATAACAAAAAGGAAGAATCCATATTTATTCAAGGCTAAGGGTATGGATAATGCTAGTGACTTGATTCGTTCAATTATGGATGCCACGGTTTCTTCTGGTGAAGAAACCATTTTTGGTAACTTTATGGAGCGTGTGGCTATTTTTACATCTGAGCAGGCTTTTAATGGTAGAAAGTCGAGTGCTAGAGGAATCGACCTAGAGTTTGAAGATGGTACTTCAAAGTACTTAGTGAGTATTAAATCCGGTCCTAACTGGGGGAATTCATCACAAATAAATAAGATGAAGGATAATTTTATTCTTGCTAAAAAAGTACTGGGAACGTCAGGAGGAGTAACCACTCAGCGTGTAATGTGCGTTGAGGGATGTTGTTATGGTAGTGAAGCCAACCCTGAAAAAGGGACTCATTTAAGATTATGTGGTGAAGATTTTTGGAGTTTTATCTCCGGTGGTAATAAGGATTTATTCAAAGATATAATCGAACCATTTGGTTTCGAGGCAATAAAACGTAGTGATGCTCTCAACTCAGAAATTAACGCTAAGCTCAATTTGTTCACCGCTGAGTTTGTAGAGCTATACTGTGATTCTTTTGGTCGAATTGATTGGTCAAAGCTTGTTGAAGATAATTCAGGAAGTAGATCTAGGTCGAAAATATAA
- a CDS encoding site-specific integrase → MASYTIETRKLKSGEPRFKVTIIVKKNSRIIHRESKTLKKKALAKAFGKKRVAELEAQGVLNQPKTVPLSVLLDLFMAERDLWDNTGRTKRYVIKMLRDCDIAQVESNQLRTSDLIEHCKNRRGAGAKPATIYHDIAYLRSVMKKSRPVFNIDTNHQIFDEAVPVLIDMGLVGKSQKRTRRPTSEELKLLKLGLEQRESFRPNGTTRIPFTDILEFSILTCMRIGEVCKLRWEDLNQEHKTILVRDRKDPRKKEGNHMIVPLLGDSFEIALKQPDKGELIFPYNSRSVSAGFQRVRNELGIEDLRYHDLRREGASRLFEKGYSIEEVAQVTGHRNLNILWQVYTQLFPHKLHEKAQ, encoded by the coding sequence ATGGCAAGTTATACCATCGAGACCAGAAAGCTAAAAAGCGGTGAACCAAGGTTCAAGGTAACAATCATCGTTAAAAAGAATTCGCGCATTATACACAGGGAAAGCAAAACTCTAAAAAAGAAAGCACTCGCTAAAGCTTTCGGTAAAAAAAGGGTAGCTGAACTAGAGGCTCAAGGGGTACTCAATCAGCCAAAAACAGTCCCCCTTTCGGTACTCCTCGATTTGTTCATGGCCGAGCGTGACCTTTGGGACAATACAGGCCGAACAAAACGCTACGTTATTAAAATGCTTAGGGATTGCGACATCGCCCAAGTTGAAAGTAATCAGCTACGAACTAGCGACTTAATAGAGCACTGTAAAAATAGAAGAGGCGCAGGAGCCAAACCCGCAACGATTTATCATGATATTGCTTACCTGCGTTCTGTAATGAAAAAGTCTAGGCCTGTCTTCAACATCGACACCAATCACCAGATATTTGATGAAGCCGTACCCGTTCTGATTGATATGGGGTTAGTCGGTAAGAGTCAGAAACGAACACGCCGCCCAACTTCTGAAGAACTGAAACTCTTAAAGCTTGGATTAGAACAACGTGAATCTTTCCGGCCAAACGGCACAACTCGAATCCCATTCACCGATATTCTTGAGTTCAGCATTCTTACTTGTATGCGAATTGGTGAAGTCTGCAAGCTGCGTTGGGAAGATCTCAACCAAGAACATAAAACGATACTCGTCAGAGACAGAAAAGACCCAAGGAAGAAAGAAGGTAATCATATGATTGTGCCGTTGCTTGGCGATTCATTTGAGATCGCACTGAAACAACCAGACAAAGGCGAACTCATTTTCCCGTACAACTCACGAAGTGTTAGTGCAGGCTTTCAGCGAGTAAGAAATGAATTGGGTATTGAAGACTTGAGGTACCACGATTTACGAAGAGAGGGAGCTAGTAGATTGTTTGAAAAAGGCTATTCAATTGAAGAGGTGGCTCAAGTGACAGGACACAGAAACTTAAATATTTTGTGGCAGGTTTATACGCAACTATTTCCACACAAACTACATGAAAAGGCTCAATAG
- the dusA gene encoding tRNA dihydrouridine(20/20a) synthase DusA: MTNTNKTSKYASHRLSVAPMLDWTDRHCRYFHRLLSQQTLLYTEMVTTGAILHGKGDFLEYNEQEHPLALQLGGSNPVDLAACAKLAGERGYDEVNLNVGCPSDRVQNGRFGACLMAEPELVADCVSAMKEVTDIPITVKTRIGIDDQDSYEFLTKFVSTVSEKGGCEQFTIHARKAWLSGLSPKENREIPPLDYDRAYQIKKDFSDLVIAVNGGITTLEQTKEHLQHLDGVMIGREAYHSPFILAEVDQQIFGLDTPIKKRSQVVEEMYPYIERELSNGASLGHISRHMLGLFQSMPGARQWRRYISENAHKKGAGIEVMQTALAKIPKELNV; the protein is encoded by the coding sequence ATGACAAACACTAATAAAACCAGTAAATACGCTAGTCACCGACTTTCTGTTGCACCCATGCTCGATTGGACTGACCGCCACTGTCGTTACTTTCACCGTTTGCTTTCTCAGCAGACTCTTCTGTACACGGAAATGGTAACAACGGGCGCGATCTTACATGGTAAGGGCGACTTTCTAGAATATAACGAGCAAGAGCATCCTCTTGCTCTTCAACTCGGCGGTTCTAATCCGGTTGATCTGGCGGCTTGTGCCAAGCTTGCTGGTGAACGTGGTTATGATGAAGTAAACCTTAACGTCGGTTGTCCTTCAGACCGAGTTCAGAATGGTCGCTTTGGTGCGTGCCTAATGGCTGAGCCTGAGCTGGTGGCAGATTGTGTTTCAGCGATGAAAGAAGTCACTGATATTCCAATTACCGTGAAAACGCGTATCGGTATCGATGACCAAGACTCTTATGAGTTTCTAACTAAGTTTGTTTCGACGGTTTCTGAAAAAGGTGGCTGTGAGCAATTTACTATCCATGCGCGTAAAGCGTGGTTGAGTGGCCTGAGTCCGAAAGAGAACCGTGAGATCCCACCTCTAGATTATGATCGTGCATATCAAATCAAGAAAGATTTCTCTGATCTGGTGATTGCCGTGAATGGTGGCATTACTACTCTTGAGCAAACTAAAGAGCACTTACAACACCTTGATGGCGTGATGATTGGTCGTGAGGCTTACCATAGCCCATTTATCTTGGCTGAAGTCGATCAGCAGATCTTTGGTTTAGACACGCCAATCAAGAAGCGCTCACAAGTGGTTGAAGAAATGTACCCGTACATCGAACGTGAACTTTCAAATGGCGCAAGCTTAGGACATATCTCTCGTCATATGCTTGGTTTGTTCCAAAGCATGCCTGGTGCAAGACAATGGCGTCGCTACATCAGTGAAAACGCACATAAGAAAGGTGCAGGTATCGAAGTGATGCAAACAGCATTGGCTAAGATCCCTAAAGAGCTAAATGTTTAA
- the pspG gene encoding envelope stress response protein PspG translates to MFELIFVLIFVATLLVTGITFMTVLAATGVALLVMLVLGMMGVVFKLLPWLIVIAIGVWFFKNFVHSSNQRRY, encoded by the coding sequence ATGTTTGAATTAATCTTTGTTCTTATTTTCGTTGCAACTCTGCTTGTCACAGGTATCACGTTTATGACGGTATTGGCCGCAACCGGAGTAGCGTTATTAGTCATGTTGGTCTTAGGTATGATGGGCGTTGTGTTTAAGTTACTGCCTTGGTTGATCGTGATTGCAATCGGTGTGTGGTTTTTCAAAAACTTTGTACACAGTTCTAACCAGAGACGTTACTAA
- a CDS encoding TIGR04219 family outer membrane beta-barrel protein — protein MNKMPLIALVGMLSLSSAVSAAEEFSYTAKVGADMWWGSTKLNEVRQDDDSNSPSLYFAFEHNAPMLPNASFRYTSVDADSLAFDKYDYTFYYTLLDHKLMNFDAGVTFTQYSNSNYIEPKANGAQTSFDEFTWSFYGNAEINVPDTNFDIIGTMEFGDSSGIKSTDLMAGVQYRIPVSESEIALRGGYRVIDLDSDEFFGSELGKSFVMVDGWFAGAEVRF, from the coding sequence ATGAATAAAATGCCATTAATTGCTTTAGTGGGAATGCTATCTTTAAGTTCAGCAGTGTCTGCTGCTGAAGAGTTTTCTTACACGGCTAAAGTCGGTGCTGATATGTGGTGGGGAAGTACAAAGTTAAACGAAGTTAGACAAGATGACGATTCTAACTCACCTTCGTTGTATTTCGCATTTGAGCATAATGCCCCAATGCTCCCAAATGCTAGCTTCCGTTATACCTCTGTTGATGCGGACTCGTTGGCTTTTGATAAGTACGATTACACGTTTTACTACACACTGTTAGATCACAAGTTGATGAACTTCGATGCTGGTGTGACGTTTACTCAATACTCGAACTCTAACTACATTGAACCGAAAGCCAATGGTGCGCAAACCAGTTTCGATGAATTCACGTGGAGCTTCTACGGTAACGCAGAGATCAATGTGCCGGACACCAACTTCGATATCATTGGTACGATGGAGTTCGGTGATAGCAGTGGTATTAAGAGCACTGACTTGATGGCGGGTGTTCAGTACCGAATCCCTGTATCAGAATCTGAAATTGCCCTGCGTGGTGGTTACCGTGTTATCGACCTAGATTCGGATGAGTTCTTTGGCTCGGAACTAGGTAAGAGCTTTGTCATGGTCGATGGTTGGTTTGCTGGTGCTGAAGTGCGCTTCTAG